The following are encoded together in the Serratia odorifera genome:
- the tctD gene encoding transcriptional regulator TctD yields MRLLLVEDHPELSHWLQKALTGAGFAVDVAADGVAADHMLLNENYVLVVLDVALPRLNGLDLLARLRKRGQNMPVLLLTARTDVADRVKGLNLGADDYLTKPFELDELEARIRALLRRSVGVTQQALQFGALTYHDEGYFLLDDKPLALTPRELAVLTTLIHRRGRPVAKQQLFEQVFTLSDEANPESIELYVHRVRKKLHGSNVAIVTLRGLGYSLELCNEMV; encoded by the coding sequence ATGCGTTTGTTACTGGTTGAAGACCATCCCGAACTGTCACATTGGCTACAAAAGGCGCTGACCGGCGCTGGATTTGCCGTCGACGTTGCTGCGGATGGCGTGGCGGCCGATCATATGCTGCTGAATGAAAACTATGTGCTGGTGGTGCTGGACGTGGCACTGCCGCGTTTGAACGGGCTGGATCTGCTGGCCCGCCTGCGCAAGCGCGGGCAAAATATGCCGGTATTGTTGTTGACGGCCAGAACCGACGTCGCCGATCGCGTCAAGGGGCTGAATCTCGGCGCTGACGACTACCTCACCAAGCCGTTCGAACTGGATGAGCTGGAGGCACGCATCCGGGCGTTGCTGCGCCGCAGCGTGGGCGTGACTCAGCAGGCGTTGCAGTTCGGTGCATTGACCTACCATGACGAAGGCTATTTTCTGCTGGATGACAAACCGCTGGCATTGACACCGCGCGAACTGGCGGTGCTGACCACCCTGATCCACCGACGTGGGCGGCCGGTGGCTAAACAGCAGCTGTTTGAGCAGGTATTTACCCTGTCGGACGAGGCGAACCCGGAAAGCATCGAGCTGTATGTCCACCGGGTGCGTAAAAAACTGCATGGCAGTAATGTGGCGATTGTGACGCTGCGCGGCCTGGGCTACAGCCTGGAGCTGTGCAATGAAATGGTTTAA
- a CDS encoding sensor histidine kinase has product MKWFNPPRSLFNQLLLFFGLPLMVLGGISIYTHYFSAMSAATLAYDRTLLASARTVAERLIVRGGRLEVDVPYVVLDSFERNMNDQLYYEVISPEGISISGYDDLPLPPKNIPRSNLYPALVHFYDASYYGRPIRVAALYQPINESGVMGMAVILVAETLESRKYLARQMMLAALASQGTVVVLTLLLAFVLLKKLLKPLRKLSSLMMRRDPGELTPLPMVLPWSEMQPLLLAFNRYIERLRVMVARQERFSADASHQLRTPLAVLKTQVGVALASDRPEQWRESLLAMSTTLDNTVALTDRLLHLSRLKAHEHSAERRLQPVDLAQLLRDACFSRLPQARSKQIDLGYEGLAACWINGEALLLTEMCANLLDNALKYTPRNGVVTARVLCDQGAGDCLLEIEDSGPGIAQEDALQALLPFHRLDNVGSQPGAGLGLALVKDILAYHGTRPQLLPSSELGGLLVRVRFTPSPG; this is encoded by the coding sequence ATGAAATGGTTTAACCCGCCGCGTTCACTGTTCAATCAACTGTTACTGTTCTTTGGTCTGCCGCTGATGGTGCTGGGTGGCATCTCGATTTACACCCACTATTTTAGTGCCATGAGCGCCGCAACGCTGGCCTATGACCGCACCCTGCTAGCGTCGGCGCGTACCGTGGCCGAGCGGCTGATCGTACGCGGCGGCCGGTTGGAAGTGGATGTGCCATATGTGGTGCTCGACAGTTTTGAGCGCAACATGAACGACCAACTGTATTACGAAGTGATTTCGCCCGAGGGCATCAGCATTTCCGGCTATGACGATCTGCCATTGCCGCCGAAGAATATCCCACGTTCCAACCTTTACCCGGCATTGGTGCATTTTTATGACGCCAGCTACTATGGCCGGCCAATCCGCGTTGCGGCGCTGTATCAGCCGATCAATGAATCCGGCGTAATGGGGATGGCGGTGATTCTGGTGGCGGAAACGCTGGAGTCACGCAAGTACCTGGCGCGACAGATGATGCTGGCGGCGTTGGCCAGTCAGGGGACGGTGGTGGTACTGACGCTGTTGCTGGCCTTCGTATTGCTGAAGAAACTGCTCAAACCGCTGCGCAAGCTGTCAAGCCTGATGATGCGGCGCGATCCGGGTGAGCTGACGCCGTTACCGATGGTGTTGCCCTGGTCGGAAATGCAGCCGCTGCTGCTGGCGTTTAACCGCTACATTGAACGGCTGCGGGTGATGGTAGCGCGGCAGGAGCGGTTCAGCGCCGATGCGTCGCACCAGTTGCGTACGCCGTTGGCAGTACTGAAAACCCAGGTTGGCGTTGCTCTGGCCAGTGACCGGCCGGAACAGTGGCGTGAAAGCCTGCTGGCGATGAGTACCACCCTGGACAATACCGTGGCACTCACCGATCGGTTGTTGCATCTGTCGCGCTTGAAAGCGCATGAGCATAGCGCCGAGCGCAGGTTGCAGCCGGTGGACCTGGCGCAACTGCTGCGCGATGCCTGTTTTTCGCGTTTACCCCAGGCGCGTAGCAAGCAGATCGATCTGGGCTATGAGGGACTGGCGGCCTGCTGGATTAACGGCGAAGCGCTGTTATTGACCGAAATGTGTGCCAATTTGCTGGATAACGCGCTGAAATACACGCCGCGTAACGGCGTGGTAACCGCGCGGGTGCTGTGCGATCAAGGGGCAGGCGACTGCCTGCTGGAAATAGAAGACAGCGGACCGGGCATTGCGCAGGAAGATGCCTTGCAGGCGCTGCTACCGTTCCACCGACTCGACAACGTTGGCAGCCAGCCGGGGGCCGGATTGGGACTGGCATTGGTAAAGGATATTTTGGCCTATCACGGCACCCGCCCGCAGCTGTTGCCTTCGTCCGAGCTCGGCGGCCTGCTGGTGCGGGTGCGCTTTACGCCGTCGCCCGGATAG
- a CDS encoding Bug family tripartite tricarboxylate transporter substrate binding protein → MKKIITRTLTATALLLAANQAFAIDAPKRTECIAPAKPGGGFDLTCKLIQVSLQETKAIDKPMRVTYMPGGVGAVAYNAIVAQRPAEFGTVVAFSGGSLLNLSQGKFGRYSVDDVKWLAAVGTDYGMIAVRADSPYKSLKDLMEAFKKDPNSVVFGAGASIGSQDWMKTALLAREVGVDPHKMRYVAFEGGGEPVTALLGSHIQAVSGDLSEMVPYLQGDKIRVLAVYADQRLPGQLADVPTAKEQGYNLVWPIIRGFYVGPKVSDAEYQWWQDTFAKMMQTEEFKKQRDMRGLFEFNLTGKELDSYVKNQVNQYREQAKAFGLAK, encoded by the coding sequence ATGAAAAAAATAATTACCCGTACTCTGACCGCAACCGCGCTGCTGCTGGCAGCCAATCAGGCATTTGCCATCGATGCACCCAAGCGTACCGAATGTATCGCCCCGGCCAAGCCCGGCGGCGGTTTCGATCTGACCTGCAAACTGATCCAGGTTTCGCTGCAGGAAACCAAGGCCATCGACAAACCGATGCGCGTTACCTACATGCCCGGCGGCGTCGGCGCGGTAGCCTATAACGCCATCGTCGCGCAACGTCCGGCCGAGTTCGGTACCGTCGTGGCGTTTTCCGGCGGTTCGCTGCTCAACCTGTCGCAGGGCAAATTCGGCCGTTACAGCGTCGACGACGTGAAATGGCTGGCGGCGGTCGGCACCGATTATGGCATGATCGCCGTGCGCGCAGACTCACCGTATAAGTCATTGAAAGATCTGATGGAGGCCTTCAAGAAGGATCCGAACAGCGTGGTATTCGGCGCCGGTGCCTCGATTGGCAGTCAGGACTGGATGAAAACGGCACTGTTGGCGCGCGAAGTCGGGGTCGATCCGCACAAGATGCGCTACGTCGCGTTTGAAGGCGGCGGCGAGCCGGTGACGGCGCTGCTGGGTAGCCACATTCAGGCGGTTTCCGGCGACTTGAGCGAAATGGTGCCCTACCTGCAAGGCGACAAGATTCGCGTACTGGCGGTATACGCCGACCAGCGTCTGCCGGGTCAGTTGGCCGACGTGCCGACCGCCAAAGAACAGGGCTACAACCTGGTATGGCCAATCATCCGTGGGTTCTACGTTGGGCCTAAGGTCAGCGACGCAGAGTACCAATGGTGGCAAGACACCTTCGCCAAGATGATGCAAACCGAGGAGTTCAAAAAGCAGCGGGATATGCGCGGCCTGTTTGAATTCAACCTGACCGGCAAAGAGCTGGATAGCTACGTGAAAAATCAGGTCAATCAATACCGTGAACAGGCGAAAGCCTTCGGTCTGGCCAAGTAA
- a CDS encoding tripartite tricarboxylate transporter TctB family protein, with amino-acid sequence MSDRIFAGLWLLLCIGGLIVGWGIQSEYSYEPLGPRPFPLAILSLMALCAALLLLRRPQVVEWPHHKILQRLIVLTIALVLYAWGFEWLGFPLATALLTFSIALLFQASVLAAGISGVVMGVALYYAFDRLLDVTLPLGVWLS; translated from the coding sequence ATGAGCGATCGTATCTTTGCCGGACTGTGGCTGCTGCTGTGCATCGGCGGCCTGATCGTCGGCTGGGGCATTCAGAGCGAATACAGCTATGAACCGCTGGGGCCTCGCCCCTTCCCACTGGCCATTCTCAGCCTGATGGCGCTGTGCGCCGCGCTGTTACTGCTGCGCCGTCCGCAAGTGGTCGAATGGCCGCATCACAAAATCCTGCAGCGGCTTATCGTCCTGACGATCGCGCTGGTGTTGTATGCCTGGGGTTTTGAATGGCTGGGCTTTCCGCTGGCCACCGCCCTGCTGACCTTCAGCATTGCCTTGCTGTTCCAGGCAAGCGTGCTGGCGGCGGGTATTTCCGGTGTGGTGATGGGCGTAGCGCTGTATTACGCCTTTGACCGCTTGCTTGATGTCACACTGCCGCTCGGCGTCTGGCTGAGTTAA